One genomic region from Thalassomonas viridans encodes:
- a CDS encoding type I secretion system permease/ATPase yields MQSSTQWTIDATQPSNSDPLLDCLILLCQHFGNPCSGEALVAGLPLTGNELTPELVPQAAARGGLSTRLVRKGLDELPAMLLPCILVLKNKKACVLQELNLEKGEATISLPEMEGQEQLSVAALTSEFSGYVFLVKQQYRGDRNFDVHIGDSNQHWLWQHLKAAAPIYRDVIIASIMVNIFALVSPLFVMNIYDKVVPNLAFESLWVLATGASIVFVFDFVLKQLRGYLIDVAGKKVDITVSSKLFSQVITMPLEKRAPSVGGMAKQLAEFDHVREFLSSATITALVDLPFAILFMLCIYLVAGDLALFPLVSSLFIIGYTILCQPKLRRAIEQSNKFSGLRHGHLVECLNALEAIKANGGEGVVQNAWQQMIGHTSSWLLKSKTVTNSVSNFAGFMMQLSVVGVVVLGVYRVADNAISMGGIIAAVMLAGRAIAPVAKLANLMTRSNQTISALRQLDDLMAQQGEFEDKAHLPGRSKLSGNISAENISFSYPGSNSASLHAMSINIKQGEKIALVGQNGSGKTTLAKLLLGLFQPTTGNIQFDGLNHQQIHPGDLRRNFGYLPQDITLFHGTIRDNILFGTRQVTEYQLLRAVKLSGVGSFTNHQTQGLDQQVGENGRALSRGQRQSIALARAILNAPQILLLDEPTASLDASAEKQFMQSIAATAETRTLLLITHKMELLALVDRIIVLDKGQAVLDGPKDVVLQQLSGGKLQQKAAV; encoded by the coding sequence GTGCAATCTTCTACTCAATGGACAATTGATGCAACGCAGCCGTCTAATTCAGACCCCCTGTTAGACTGCTTAATACTGCTGTGCCAGCATTTTGGCAACCCCTGTTCGGGCGAAGCCCTGGTGGCAGGCTTGCCGTTAACCGGCAATGAACTGACGCCCGAATTGGTGCCACAAGCGGCTGCCCGCGGCGGCCTTAGCACCAGGTTGGTACGTAAAGGCCTTGACGAATTACCGGCAATGCTGTTGCCCTGCATTCTGGTGCTTAAAAATAAAAAAGCCTGTGTTTTGCAGGAACTGAATTTAGAAAAAGGTGAAGCAACAATTTCTTTGCCTGAAATGGAAGGGCAAGAGCAGCTTAGCGTAGCGGCGTTGACGTCTGAATTTTCCGGTTATGTTTTTCTGGTAAAGCAGCAATATCGCGGCGACCGAAACTTTGATGTACATATCGGTGACTCTAACCAGCACTGGTTGTGGCAGCATCTCAAAGCTGCTGCGCCTATTTACCGGGATGTGATCATCGCCTCGATAATGGTGAATATCTTTGCCCTGGTGTCGCCGCTTTTTGTGATGAATATTTACGACAAAGTCGTGCCTAACCTTGCATTTGAATCTCTTTGGGTGCTTGCTACCGGCGCCAGTATTGTCTTTGTTTTTGATTTTGTGTTAAAGCAATTGCGCGGCTATTTAATTGATGTTGCAGGGAAAAAAGTTGATATAACGGTATCGTCCAAATTATTTTCGCAAGTGATCACTATGCCGCTTGAAAAACGTGCGCCGAGTGTTGGCGGCATGGCGAAACAACTGGCTGAATTTGACCATGTCAGGGAATTCCTGTCATCGGCCACAATAACGGCTTTGGTTGATCTCCCCTTTGCTATTTTGTTTATGCTTTGCATTTATCTGGTCGCCGGTGATCTGGCCTTGTTTCCCCTGGTGTCTTCGCTGTTCATTATTGGTTATACGATATTGTGTCAACCGAAATTACGCAGGGCAATCGAGCAAAGCAATAAATTTTCAGGCTTACGCCATGGCCATTTAGTTGAGTGCCTGAATGCCCTGGAAGCCATTAAAGCCAACGGTGGCGAAGGGGTTGTGCAAAATGCCTGGCAACAGATGATAGGCCACACCTCAAGTTGGTTGCTTAAATCTAAAACGGTTACTAATTCGGTTAGTAATTTTGCCGGCTTTATGATGCAGCTATCGGTTGTTGGTGTTGTCGTACTGGGAGTTTACCGCGTTGCCGATAACGCCATTTCCATGGGAGGCATTATTGCCGCGGTTATGCTTGCCGGCCGTGCGATAGCTCCGGTAGCCAAACTGGCAAATTTAATGACGCGATCGAACCAAACCATAAGCGCCTTGAGACAGCTGGACGATTTAATGGCGCAGCAGGGGGAGTTCGAAGATAAAGCCCATTTACCCGGCAGGAGCAAGTTGTCAGGCAACATATCGGCAGAAAACATCAGTTTCAGTTATCCCGGCAGTAACAGTGCAAGCTTGCATGCTATGTCTATTAATATCAAACAAGGGGAAAAAATAGCCTTAGTGGGGCAAAACGGCTCGGGAAAAACCACCTTGGCAAAATTGTTATTGGGGCTATTTCAACCGACCACCGGCAACATACAGTTCGACGGCTTAAACCATCAGCAAATCCATCCCGGTGACTTACGCCGTAATTTTGGCTACCTGCCGCAAGACATTACCCTGTTTCACGGCACAATACGCGACAACATCCTTTTCGGCACCCGGCAAGTGACCGAGTATCAGTTGCTCAGGGCGGTAAAGCTGTCAGGCGTCGGCAGCTTTACCAACCACCAAACTCAGGGGTTAGATCAGCAGGTGGGGGAAAACGGCCGTGCTTTATCAAGGGGGCAGCGCCAGTCGATAGCCCTGGCCCGGGCTATTTTAAATGCTCCGCAAATTTTATTGCTTGACGAGCCTACCGCCAGCCTGGACGCCAGCGCGGAAAAACAGTTTATGCAATCAATAGCCGCTACGGCCGAAACGCGTACCTTATTGTTGATTACCCACAAGATGGAACTCTTGGCTTTGGTTGACCGTATTATTGTTTTAGATAAAGGGCAAGCGGTGCTCGACGGGCCGAAAGATGTCGTCTTGCAGCAATTAAGCGGCGGCAAGTTACAGCAAAAGGCGGCGGTATGA